One Pseudorasbora parva isolate DD20220531a chromosome 8, ASM2467924v1, whole genome shotgun sequence DNA window includes the following coding sequences:
- the acad8 gene encoding isobutyryl-CoA dehydrogenase, mitochondrial, translated as MAAARALVRGVRLGTYSIGRSRSLIFNSVQRRGISACIDPSIGLTDEQKEFQKVAFDFAANEMAPHMAEWDQKEMFPVEAMRKAAQLGFGGIYVHPDVGGSGLSRLDTSIIFEALSTGCVSTTAYISIHNMCAWMIDTFGNKEQREKYCPDLCSMQKFASYCLTEPGSGSDAASLSTSAKLQGDHYILNGSKAFISGGGETDVYVVMCRTGGKGPKGISCLVVEKGTPGFSFGKKEKKVGWNSQPTRAVIFEDCAVPVANRLGAEGEGFSIAMKGLNGGRINIASCSLGAAHASVLLARDHMCVRKQFGEPLSNSQFLQFKLAEMATKLVAARLLVRQAALALQDGRPDAVSLCSMAKLFVTDECFSICNQALQIHGGYGYLKDYAVQQYVRDIRVHQILEGTNEVMRMIIARSLLTES; from the exons ATGGCGGCGGCTAGGGCACTCGTAAGAGGTGTCCGATTGGGCACATATAGCATCGGTAGAAGTCGCAGTTTAATATTTAACAGTGTACAGAGACGAGGAATATCAGCGTGCATTGATC CCTCTATAGGTCTCACAGATGAACAGAAAGAGTTTCAGAAGGTGGCATTTGACTTTGCTGCCAACGAGATGGCACCACATATGGCAGAATGGGACCAAAAG GAAATGTTCCCTGTGGAGGCCATGAGGAAAGCCGCACAGCTGGGATTTGGTGGGATTTACGTGCACCCTGATGTTGGAGGCTCTGGACTCTCTCGTCTAGACACCTCTATCATATTTGAGGCTTTATCCACGGGCTGTGTGAGCACTACCGCTTATATCAGTATTCACAA CATGTGTGCCTGGATGATAGACACATTTGGAAACAAGGAGCAGAGGGAGAAATACTGTCCCGATCTCTGCTCTATGCAGAAATTCGCCTCATACTGTCTCACAGAACCTG GTAGCGGGAGTGATGCTGCTTCACTTTCAACCAGCGCCAAGCTCCAAGGAGATCATTATATTCTAAATGGCTCCAAG GCGTTCATCAGTGGAGGAGGAGAAACAGATGTTTATGTGGTCATGTGCAGGACAGGTGGGAAGGGACCTAAGGGGATCTCCTGCCTGGTGGTTGAAAAAGGAACCCCTGGATTCAGCTTTGGCAAAAAAGAGAAGAAG GTAGGTTGGAACTCGCAGCCGACCCGAGCCGTGATATTTGAGGACTGTGCTGTCCCAGTGGCCAATCGGCTTGGAGCAGAAGGGGAGGGCTTCAGCATTGCCATGAAAGGCCTAAATGGAGGCAGAATTAACATCG CGTCTTGCTCTCTTGGAGCGGCCCATGCATCTGTGCTTCTGGCTCGAGATCACATGTGTGTGCGTAAACAGTTTGGAGAACCGCTTTCGAACAGCCAG TTCCTGCAGTTTAAGCTGGCTGAGATGGCCACTAAACTGGTAGCCGCTCGGCTGCTGGTGCGCCAGGCGGCGTTGGCTCTGCAGGACGGGCGACCGGACGCCGTCTCGCTCTGCTCAATGGCCAAGCTCTTCGTGACAGATGAATGTTTTTCA ATATGTAACCAGGCCTTACAGATACATGGAGGTTATGGTTACCTAAAGGACTATGCGGTGCAGCAGTACGTCAGAGACATTAGAGTACATCAGATATTGGAGG gTACAAATGAAGTGATGAGGATGATCATTGCGAGAAGTTTGCTCACTGAATCATAA
- the thyn1 gene encoding thymocyte nuclear protein 1 isoform X2, with product MPPKKTTRSSAKSNKHTDADAQHNKACDDVAQIKSGKRKRSAAVKDDVEKSKNDDACKASYSHWLMKSEPESRIENGVDVKFGIEDLKALPDQTGCWDGVRNYQARNFMREMKVGQQAFFYHSNCKEPGIAGLMKIVKEGYVDHTQFDKKDVHYDPSSKADNPKWSMVDVQFERMAERFISLAELKKYHLEHKAKGGPLKDMALFTRARLSVQPLTAEEFDFVLSLENEDPI from the exons ATGCCACCCAAGAAAACAACACGAAGCAGCGCCAAATCTAATAAACACA CTGATGCAGACGCCCAACACAACAAGGCGTGTGATGATGTTGCACAAATCAAAAGTGGCAAAAGAAAAAGGTCAGCAGCAGTAAAAGATGATGTGGAGAAAAGTAAAAATGATGACGCATGCAAAGCATCTTATAGCCACTGGCTGATGAAGTCTGAACCTGAGAGTCGAATTGAAAATGGAGTGGATGTGAAG TTTGGAATTGAGGACCTAAAAGCCCTTCCAGATCAAACGGGATGCTGGGATGGAGTGAGGAATTATCAG GCGCGTAATTTCATGAGAGAGATGAAGGTGGGCCAGCAGGCTTTCTTTTACCACAGTAACTGCAAAGAGCCAGGTATTGCTGGCCTCATGAAG atcGTAAAGGAGGGTTATGTGGACCATACGCAATTTGACAAGAAAGATGTTCATTATGACCCCTCCAGCAAAGCAGACAACCCTAAATGGAGTATG GTGGATGTTCAGTTTGAAAGGATGGCCGAGCGTTTCATCTCTCTGGCTGAGCTGAAGAAATATCACTTGGAGCACAAAGCTAAGGGTGGCCCCCTGAAAGACATGGCTCTCTTTACCAGGGCCAGGCTATCAGTTCAGCCCCTCACTGCAG
- the thyn1 gene encoding thymocyte nuclear protein 1 isoform X1 codes for MPPKKTTRSSAKSNKHTDADAQHNKACDDVAQIKSGKRKRSAAVKDDVEKSKNDDACKASYSHWLMKSEPESRIENGVDVKFGIEDLKALPDQTGCWDGVRNYQARNFMREMKVGQQAFFYHSNCKEPGIAGLMKIVKEGYVDHTQFDKKDVHYDPSSKADNPKWSMVDVQFERMAERFISLAELKKYHLEHKAKGGPLKDMALFTRARLSVQPLTAVWGDPISREDLIFHDTSRK; via the exons ATGCCACCCAAGAAAACAACACGAAGCAGCGCCAAATCTAATAAACACA CTGATGCAGACGCCCAACACAACAAGGCGTGTGATGATGTTGCACAAATCAAAAGTGGCAAAAGAAAAAGGTCAGCAGCAGTAAAAGATGATGTGGAGAAAAGTAAAAATGATGACGCATGCAAAGCATCTTATAGCCACTGGCTGATGAAGTCTGAACCTGAGAGTCGAATTGAAAATGGAGTGGATGTGAAG TTTGGAATTGAGGACCTAAAAGCCCTTCCAGATCAAACGGGATGCTGGGATGGAGTGAGGAATTATCAG GCGCGTAATTTCATGAGAGAGATGAAGGTGGGCCAGCAGGCTTTCTTTTACCACAGTAACTGCAAAGAGCCAGGTATTGCTGGCCTCATGAAG atcGTAAAGGAGGGTTATGTGGACCATACGCAATTTGACAAGAAAGATGTTCATTATGACCCCTCCAGCAAAGCAGACAACCCTAAATGGAGTATG GTGGATGTTCAGTTTGAAAGGATGGCCGAGCGTTTCATCTCTCTGGCTGAGCTGAAGAAATATCACTTGGAGCACAAAGCTAAGGGTGGCCCCCTGAAAGACATGGCTCTCTTTACCAGGGCCAGGCTATCAGTTCAGCCCCTCACTGCAG